The Leishmania braziliensis MHOM/BR/75/M2904 complete genome, chromosome 28 region TGTAGCCGGAGTCCCCGTAACGGAGCTCTCCCGGTAGGCTTCTGGCAACGCGCGTGGTGAGCGGCAAATTCGTAGTGTAGCGCGCAGgcaaggaaaggagaagtaTCACTCGTTCGCGAGTGCTCGtcgctgccccctcccctccagtGCACGCAAATTTCGCTCCGCCGGTTGGAATCGTTTCGTGTTGCCCCCCTGTTTCTGAGCAAAGATGCCCACGGTGATGGTGCTGCCTACGTGCATGTCACTGTGgccgtctctctttcacgCGTTCTCGAGTTCCCTCGTGGCGCACGTACGGCGTGTAGGAAACCCAATGAGCAACACGATACAGCACATGCACCACCAGCAAGGCAGTCGTGGTATCGCTTGTGCACTTCCCATAGGCGTCTGGCTGTGTGTCTTTGtgcccaccctctccctgtTCTTCTCGTGTGTCCAGGACTACCTTGCACTCAAGCAAGTACGCTAACGTTGCTGGAGAAGCCCTAGCCCCTGGTGCCAGCACTGCACGCGCCTTTGATCGTGCTCCCCATGTTGCTgagtttttcttcccttttttccctttctcatCTCATGGCGCGCGTTGGCTTGGTCCCACTCACTCATCCCCTCCTTTGTTTGTCTTGCACGTACGATGCAACGTAGACTTGATACGCCCCACACGACCACTGTCGACATAAAGGCCTTACCGGGACCCCCTCATGCGCTACCTTATTGCTAATTATCATCCCCGTTGCCACACAAGGGAGAGCAGAGGTGGCTACCTCAGGGAGCATCGCACATGGTTGTATGGGCATCTGTGTGAAGCTCCATCATTACCTTTCCCGTCAGACTTGCGGAAaggcctccccccccccccccccccacacacacacacacacaaccaagCATATCGGAGAGGGGAGCACGGCGACCAGCATGCATGGCCTACACCGGCACTgtcgccagcagcgtctcttcACTAGCGCCTTATCTCCAGAGATCCTCAATCATCAGCTCGCGGCCCTTGCGTGCCGCCACAAGCTACAGAGCGACGTGTGAGTGCCGCGTAACGCCTTCGACACGGCACCCAAGCCGTACAATGTGTACATTCTGCCGAATGCGACTCTCTGCGACGTCACTCTCACCTCGGGTGGTGGCATGGGCGATGCGACGGCGTCTATCGGCACAGGCTGATATCGTGTGAACTCTGCGCCGACATAGAACCGGTGCTTACGCGCGGAATTTCTCGACTTTATGGTTCCGTACCTCACCCCTCCTGAGCAGGCCCTCCCACACACTCAAGTCCTGTCATTCActcccgctgccgccgcggatGCGCAGCTGGCTTGTGGCTCCTGCGCGGCTTTGCCACTATCTCCGCGTAAAACTCGCACGATAAACTCCAGCAAGTGCTTCAGTTCCACCAccgacggcggtgccgagTTTACCACCACCATaatggcagcagcagtgggcaAGCGCTTCCCAGTTCTCCCCCTGACCCCGTCTGGGAGACGGTAACACCCTCTCAGCACCCGCTTGCCTTGAACGGTTCGCTGCTGGTTGGCACCTATACGGCCGCGCAGCTACTGAGGTGGCAACAGGAGCGACAACTGGAGTCACTACTGGCGTCGTCCGCGAGGGGCAAGCGCGTAGGAGCAGCGAATTTTCTTTATGGGCGACACCGAATTCCCGGGCCGGTACCgcccgcacacgcagacaaaCTTTTTCTTCGCGGTGCCCGCAGCACTATGGATACAGCACCGTGCCGTTGAGAACAAGTACGTGTCGCGACTGTGGCTGACGCTAAGGCAGGCCGCAGAGCTGTTCGGCACACACCTGTTTCCTGAACGCGCCAACGGCAACCCGGTCCTGTACTGCAATCACTTTACTGTTGGTGTGGGGGCTACCGCCTTCTACTGCGCCGATCAGTTtgccggcagcgacgccgtgtTTCCCAGCGCGCGGCCGCTCAATATTGTGGTGAAATGTGCGAGTTTGGCTTCCACGAACCTGCGTGGATTCCCGCTGCTTGCCCGGTGCATCAGGGAGGAGATGACCAATGGCACAGGCGGGGTGACAGACCTGGCACCGATCAGGCCGCATGCAATGCCGGCCGACACGCGGCGTTGCTCCAGCACAGTCAGCGATGTGCGGCCATCCGACTGCATATGACTGTTGGAATGCgagggcagagaaggagtACCTGAAAAGAGTCAATCTCGCACCCACCCTCGCGCGGAGGTGTCTTCTGTGCGACTACCCCGgatccctctccttcttgcACCGCACGTTTCTCTCCTTCAATCTAGCCCTCCATGAAGGCGAGCAGGGCGTTGCTCAAGAACGGATGCCAGTTCGCGCGAATGTGCACTTAAGATGGTTCAACGGCGAATGCTGGTTCAAtgtgtcgcagctgcgcgagtcAGCTGTGAGGCAGGTGCTGATGGACAACCCACCACGGCACTTTCTTACTCGTCAGTATCTTCATGGAGTTGTCGCTGTCAACTGCTGCCGTGCTCAACCCACACGGCGATATGAAACAGGGGCAGCAGTGATTTCACTAAGGTCGCCAGCGTCTTCCCCCCTCACGCAGTGCGGCTTTAAAGCAGAATGGGTGCCCGCTTACATTCTAGCAACTAGCGAAGTGAAGGCTTCGGGAAAGCGCTCACAGCGTACCATATGCTGCGCCCCCTGCCGGCGCCACGCTCAGACGCTTTGTCCTCGGCGGCAACTTCCTCTTGTCCATGGCAGACGCTAGCCTGCACAAGGCTGCGAAGGAGTAGCTGCGGCGCTACACCCCTGTCAGCGAGGCGGGGTACCCTTTCCTGCGCGGCCTGCTGCAGGCGATGACGCTGCGCGTCTTCGAGCGGGGGCACCAGGCCCACAAGTAGCTGATCCACCGCGTGAACAAGGGCGGGTCATTTTTTGCCACCCCTGCTGACTTTACGGCAATCGTGCGGGCCTGATGTGTGAGTCTGCATTTCAGCAGTTACTCGCGATATCTGTGCTTGTGGTGGCACCCTTTGTGCGAATGGCCCACTTTGAGTTTGTTAATGCGGAGGGGGGCGCCGCCGATGCACAGAACGGATGCGTACAAGTGCGCCGCAGTGCACGAAAGCGATGACGGAAAGCCTGACGTACCGCTCCTTCAGATGAGCAACGACGCGCGCTTTCAAGTGGAATCAGGGAAAGAGGTGCAGGCGGAATCCCTGCTGCAACGTTCTGTGAGGAGGACGGACGATGCGGCAGCCTTGGGCAATACTGCAGCCTTCGACAGGTtcgacgtcgctgccgtAGACGATTGGGGTAACATGAACGAGGGATGGACAGGCGGCGACCCGTCCCCATCTGTGTACGTTGAATAAAAGAGCACCACATGACAGGCGCACATACCGTTGCGCTACTTCAGCTGGGTAAGATGTTGTAGGACGGTTCACTCCTCCGGCCCAGGCGAAGGAAaggctctcctctcccctcgttGTCGTGAGGGTGTATCGGGCGCGTCATCGGTTGCAGAGACCCTCACTTCCTGTGAGAGCGTCCcttcgttttttctttttcgttgttcGTATCGAAGGCATTTCTAtcggccttttttttcgtgtttCAGTGCACGGCTTTTTTCTCCCACCCACGAACACCGGCACACCCGCCCCTCGTTGCACTGCACAGGcctgcttgcgtgtgtgtgtgcgttctTCCACCACCCTCGCCCCGGCTCTGtttgccttcctcccccctccgtgCAGACAAGAAGGGAGACTCTCTGCTAtccagcggcgtcgctgctgctgctgattcttttttttgcctctccctccccccccccccccacgcagACCCGAAGTGGTTCGTCGTGCTGTGCGGATAACATGGCTGTGTGCGGCTACTCCTGACGTTGGCACCTGGCGCGCACCTGccctccaaaaaaaaaattcaTGAAGAGGTGTGGCTACCATTAGccaagagaagcagcgcgccgaaCATCGGGGCGGCACTGCACTTACgtgcggtggtgcgtggAGAAGGGGCGTTTGTGCGCATGCAACTCGAAGTgtcctctctgtgtgcccCTCCTTCCTGACGAGCACCCATGTTGACTGCAAAGTGGCCTCCAGTGTTGCCGTTGCCCCCTGGCTTCCCTCCTGTGCACCCGCGCTACCGtcgctcgctcttcctctttctgccCAGGTAATGCATtaccccttttttttttcaagcGGAAcgtgtcttcctctctcctgtctgtctctctctctctctctctgtatgccTCTTGTTTCTCGCCGCGGCCCCTCCCGCAATGCGTGCCAGAGACGCACTGTTCATCTAGCGGCCTACTCACTGACTCGTGTGCGCGCTGACgcgtgcgtttttttttttttgttctcgtGTGTTGTTGTGAGCAGCCGCCTTGCTCAGTACCACGGCTGCCTTCTCcgttgcttttttttttctctctctttgtttgaATCGGTGCACTTCACTCTCACTCTCCAGCGTCGTCGACGTGGTGCGAGGCTTGTGCCATCACGAGGCGCCGTCGACCTTTTCTTTAGACCACAGAAAAGGCGGAGAGGCACCCATTCCTGAATGGGGGTACACACCCGCGCTGTGAAGCATCGAGGGACTAAACACAGGTGGAGCGACTATGTGGGGTGTCTCTCGCAACTCACATCGACACCGGCTCCCTTAATTCATAGACGCCACCGGCATCTGAATAGATCCATACATAGGCCCCTATACACACGAGtcagcgaagaaaaaaaagcaaaggaaagcGAGTGTGTAGGAGCCCTCAACTAGCCTACTGGAGCAGCAGGCTGCACCAACCAGACTACGGCGAGGAGAACGgaaggagcaggcggcgagTCAGACGTCTTTGCTTTTCTCATTCCCCTGCGCAGAATTAGAGGGCGGGGAGTCATGAGGCCCTCGAGAGGGCGAGATGCCACTGGCCGAAAACGGCGCCGCGCGCCTGCGAACGAGGCCGATGCCTCGAACCTTCATCCgccgagaagagaggagattGCGGACGCCGACGACGTGGACCACTCCTCCGGTGACGAGGCcgatgacgaggagggagaagaccTCTATGGGGACAACTTCATGCGAGACTACCTCGAGCCAGATGAGGAGAGTGAGGTGCCCGAGGATGAGGTcggcgaagacgacgactggattgcagacgacgacagcTCCGTTTCCGAGATCTCCGAGGGGGGCCGTATCGCCGTGGATGAGCTGCTCGAGCGGCGCcgggagaaagaggcggcgctggctgaggagcggcgccagctgcaAGAAGGCATCTTCAGCGacgtggacgaggacgatgaggacgatgatgatgatgcgTCGTGGGCCTCCGGAGGTGAGGGCGGTATGGCAcggagcggcggcaccgcagctggCGATCAAGGCCGCGGCCTCGATGACAGAGAGGACGCGGGCTACGGAGACCCCAACGACGACGCCTACGTGCGTGGTGACCTGGAGGCGATGAGCTTCAACTGGCGGCAGCCGCAAGGGGAGTTGGTAGAGTGGCTTGCACAGGAGCTACCTCGTCGCGTGATTAAGAACCGCATCTACAACTTCTACTTTAACTACATCGTAAACGACGTCAGCGTCTACGAAGAGAAAGTGAATGCAATGGCGCGCGAAAATGACATGAGTTTCCAGCTGAGCTACGATCATCTGAGCCGCGTGTACGATAGCGTTCTCGCGCTGTGGCTGGTGGACGCACCAGATCCGATGAtcgagctgctggaggaggctgctAACTACTTCACCTTCAAGCTGTACCCGCAGTATCGCAAGGTGCACTCGCACATCTTTATTCGCATTTGTGACCTGCCCTTGTGCGATCCGATCCGAGACTTTCGCCAGGTGCACATGAATGTGCTAGTACGGGTGGAGGGAGTGGTGATCCGCCGCTCGCCGGTGTATCCGCAGATGGACGCCGTTAAGTACGACTGCGTGCGGTGCACATACATAATCGGGCCCATCTACCAGCGCGGCGAGAAGGAACAGCGCGTGAGCATGTGCCCCAGTTGTCATAGCAAAGGGCCGTTCCGCGTGAACATGCGCCTGACGGAGTACCGAAATCATCAGACCATAATTCTGCAGGAGTCTCCTGGTAAGGTACCGCCTGGGCGGTTGCCACGCAGCTTGGAGGTGGTTCTAACGAACGATCTCATTGATCGCGCGAAACctggcgaggaggtggatgTGACGGGGATTTACCGCAACAACTTTGATCCGTTGCTCAACAGCCGCCAAGGCTTTCCCGTCTTTACGACCGTTCTGCACGCGAACAATGTCATTCGACGCACGACGGAGCTGGGTGTGTTTCTGCTGCCCGATGATGAACGGCAGCGCATTATCGAGCTCAGCAAGTCGCCCAATATCCGAAGGAAGCTTTTGCAGTCAATCGCACCGAGCATCCACGGCCGCGACGACATTAAGCTCGGGCTCCTACTCGCCATGATGGGCGCCGTGCCGAAGGACATCGGTGGCGATCAGTCGCATCGCATTCGGGGCGACATCAACGTTCTGATGGTTGGCGATCCTGGCTGCGCAAAGTCGCAGTTTCTCAAGTTCGTTGAGAAGACGGCCAACCGCACCGTCTTCACGACTGGCCGCGGTTCGACCGCTGTGGGCCTGACAGCATCGGTGCACAAGGACAGCGTCAACGGCGACTTCGTGCTCGAGGGTGGCGCCCTCGTTATAGCGGACCGCGGCTGCTGTCTCATTGACGAGTTCGACAAAATGTCCGACCAAGATCGAACGTCCATCCATGAGGCGATGGAGCAGCAGACCATCTCGGTGGCGCGTGGCGGCATTGTGACGACGCtgtcggcgcgctgctgcatcatTGCGGCGGCGAATCCAATGGGCGGCCGTTACGACCCCTCTACCTCGTTTGACGCCAATGTGAATCTCACCACGCCAATCCTCTCCCGCTTCGACTTGCTGTTTGTGGTGCGGGATGAGGTGAATGTGGAGTTGGACGAGCGGCTTGCCGCGTTTATCTGCGACTCGCACATGCGCAACCATCCGCAGACGCATGAGGAGACGCGCCTGCTGGAGCGTGACCGGCACAGAGAGTTCTCGAGGTTGCGCTACGCGCTGGAG contains the following coding sequences:
- a CDS encoding putative minichromosome maintenance (MCM) complex subunit; translation: MRPSRGRDATGRKRRRAPANEADASNLHPPRREEIADADDVDHSSGDEADDEEGEDLYGDNFMRDYLEPDEESEVPEDEVGEDDDWIADDDSSVSEISEGGRIAVDELLERRREKEAALAEERRQLQEGIFSDVDEDDEDDDDDASWASGGEGGMARSGGTAAGDQGRGLDDREDAGYGDPNDDAYVRGDLEAMSFNWRQPQGELVEWLAQELPRRVIKNRIYNFYFNYIVNDVSVYEEKVNAMARENDMSFQLSYDHLSRVYDSVLALWLVDAPDPMIELLEEAANYFTFKLYPQYRKVHSHIFIRICDLPLCDPIRDFRQVHMNVLVRVEGVVIRRSPVYPQMDAVKYDCVRCTYIIGPIYQRGEKEQRVSMCPSCHSKGPFRVNMRLTEYRNHQTIILQESPGKVPPGRLPRSLEVVLTNDLIDRAKPGEEVDVTGIYRNNFDPLLNSRQGFPVFTTVLHANNVIRRTTELGVFLLPDDERQRIIELSKSPNIRRKLLQSIAPSIHGRDDIKLGLLLAMMGAVPKDIGGDQSHRIRGDINVLMVGDPGCAKSQFLKFVEKTANRTVFTTGRGSTAVGLTASVHKDSVNGDFVLEGGALVIADRGCCLIDEFDKMSDQDRTSIHEAMEQQTISVARGGIVTTLSARCCIIAAANPMGGRYDPSTSFDANVNLTTPILSRFDLLFVVRDEVNVELDERLAAFICDSHMRNHPQTHEETRLLERDRHREFSRLRYALENASTEGERQEYEEQLRHLRESVADTSRFEDDDPDSDKPLPQALLRKYILLAKSHCFPRISNIDPDTIARLYVELRQESKHGGIAITVRHMESVIRLSEAHARMHLREFVTEEDVTAAVSLFLRCFIQTQKYSLRSAMEARFRKFLESDTESLPLIRHRIKVAVQTVRQFERQLSGGVEPTQVRIDLSELDYYTANISQETLNAFYESAEFRKEYRLIRDPVTHAPLQIEHSLV